The Vibrio navarrensis genome has a segment encoding these proteins:
- the lysC gene encoding Rz1-like lysis system protein LysC — MTSSSLSSKWRIVAALSLIPLLSSCASPTKPEPIVVTEYILPPEGLIVPCYKPQVIGTWPQIVTQDIPRLKAALSECAAQADEYLQWRTQKNKPG; from the coding sequence ATGACATCCAGTTCCTTGAGCAGCAAGTGGCGGATAGTCGCTGCGCTATCCCTGATACCGTTACTGAGCAGTTGCGCCAGCCCTACTAAACCTGAACCCATCGTAGTAACTGAATACATTCTCCCTCCCGAGGGGCTTATCGTTCCCTGTTATAAGCCTCAAGTCATCGGTACCTGGCCGCAAATCGTTACTCAAGACATCCCGCGGTTGAAAGCTGCACTTAGTGAATGCGCAGCCCAAGCCGACGAGTATCTCCAATGGCGTACTCAAAAGAACAAGCCGGGTTAG